The genome window CTCCATGACCTCAGTACCCAAGCCCCTCAAATTCCTGCGCCCACACTATGGCAAGCTCAAAGAGATCTATGAGGGCATGGCTGCTGGAGAGAACAAGGTAAGGCCCTACTGTGATGCTGGAAAATGTATAAATTCATGCTTTTTTGGACAACTTTTCAGTGGACTCACCATATGAAAAATAGTGCACAATTCTTTTGAGCACAAAGAATGCACAGGAATATGTATGGCAATCTTGACGCCAAAGTAGTTTGAAACAAATATAGTTTAAAGGCTAGTGCAGATATATGAAGTGACGCTATAAATGGCTGAAATTCTTCTGGCATTCCATATTTGATCTATTTAATCTTCAAATTCTTTTCTCAATTTGTTGATTActtgtttggtctgtaaaacTACAACTGTAAAAATAGATATTAACATTTCCCCTGAGTATATTACAATGTGAGACTAAGAAAAGCtaaaaatcttcacatttgagaagctggagccATCAAATGTTTGGCATCCTTGAAATTTGACCTAAACAATTAATTGAGgatcaaaatagttgcccaTTAATGTTCTGACGATCACATATCGGTTCATTGACTAATCGTTGCAGTCTTGTCTAAAGACCTTAAGTTCAAACTGTAGATGGTGTTTGTGTTGGCAGCGTTTCTGTGCGGATGTGGTGTCAGTGCTGGCCATGACCATGAGTGGCGAGAGGGAGTGTCTGAAGTACCGTCTGCTAGGCTCCCAGGAAGAGCTGGCCTCCTGGGGACATGAATATGTCAGGTAAGACAAGACTCTGCATCATCAGCCAATGCATGTAATGCTCTTGTGGTTATTGGAGAAGCTGCATTGTAAACGGAGGAAATGCAGAGATTCTTCGATGATAGTTGTTTCTTATGAGGTTTGGTTCGATGTCAAATCgttagaaaaacaagaaaaatggGTGATGTTGATTGCTATTcagtccttttttttaaatttttttttattatttttttttaacaaaatgacAGTTCAATTTACCAATCATAATGATAGTTAATACCCATCAAGCTTGGAATatggacaaaaaaaagtgtttcagctttttcataaagaaaaatgaaagaagCTTATGAGAAAACTAGGGGGACAGAAGAGCTTAGGCTCTATTAATCCTCTTGTTAATCATGTCATGACAAATTGTATGGTTTGGAAAAAGAGACTGATGCCATTTCTCCACCGACTATCAGTGTTGCCATGAGACACATTGTGTGTGGAGTATGGGATAACAGTCACTCTATGAATAAGGAAATTATGAAGTGCATGGCTGATGTTAGAGAAAGCATTTATACAAGAACTTGGCAGATGTATTGAAAACCGCAAATCTTAATGTATTTGGACACCTTCTTCTGTGTCTGCTAATTGCTTCATTCAAAAATTAcacttcctctctgtctgttgtcttCCAGGCACCTGGCTGGTGAGGTAGCTAAAGAGTGGCAGGAGGTGGAGGAGAATGACAAGACGCAGCAAGAGACGCTGCTGAAACTAGTGAAGGAGATTGTGCCCTACAACATGGCCCACAATGCTGAACATGAGGCGTGCGACCTGCTGATGGAGATTGAGAGGCTGGACATGCTGGAGGACTACATCGATGAAAATGCCTACGGAAAAGTCTGCCTGTACCTCACTAGGTATGTTCAGGTTTCACACTTTGCTTAGAAAACACAAACCCTGTTTATTAGCATGtagtatacatttaaaaaataggaCTGGTTGACTTTTGAAATATGCCCATTTCATCTCCTAACTGTCTGCACCCCTCCTCTAGCTGTGTGAGTTACGTTCCTGAGCCAGAAAACTCAGCGCTGCTGAGATGTGCCCTGAACATCTTCAGGAAGTTCAACCGTTACCCAGAGGCCCTGCGCCTGGCCCTGATGCTCAACGACGTGGAGCTAGTAGAAAACATCTTCACATCCTGCAAAGACATGTGAGCACCATACAAAGCACTATTCCTAGAGCACTAAAGATGGTCATGGTAATGATAAAAGGTATTAACCCATCAAGGTGGATGAGCACAGCAATGTGTAAAGGATCAGTTCCAAATTCTTAAaatttgtctttgtgtttgacCCTGTACTGTTCCTGTACTATTTTTGTTATAGTTAGGTTGACCCTTCTCATATGTGCTCTCCTTGTAATGTAAAGCCCACTGTGTCATAGTGGGTGGTGTATGAAAAACAACCTCCTATTTACCATGCAGAGTTATCCAGAAGCAGATGGCCTTCATGCTGGGTCGCCATGGCATGTTCCTGGAGCTCAATGAGGACGTAGAAGACTACGAGGACTTGACAGAAATCATGTCCAACGTGCAGCTCAACAGCAACTTCCTGGCCCTGGCCAGAGAGGTAAGACAAAGGAGGAGGGAAGACAAAATTAATGTAATTTGAGATAGAGGAAAAACAGGACAAGGGAGGCTAAACTTCTAAGGAtactttgacagtttttaaCCAGCTTTGTATCATAACAATGTTGGTAGTTTGTGTAAAGTATGGGAAACCTCCCTCCATCTTGCCAGCGCCTAGATCTTTGTGCACATCTACCTGCTCAAAAACGCATTTTGCGTCATCCGCTGGCTCGAGGGCTCCAACTACAGATTGCACTTCCGCATACAGACAAACTTGGATTAAACCGTTAAACTAGACAGTGCTGATCAAATATAAACCAAGATTATGTTACTGTATTGCctatttctcgcctaaaatgttttcagaaacatattttagtgcACTGTTTGGCAATAACACGAGAGTTTgtgaacaggaagtgggtgCCGTACTCTTCCTGTATTGCGAAAAACAAAgccttaaaaaaacatggatgaAACAGTAAAACTAGGCAGCGCCGATCAAATATGAACCAAGGTTTTGTTACTGCATTGCCTATTTCTCGCCTACAATGTTTTTAGACACATTTTTAGCTTACTTTAACTGTAATACAAGATTGTTTGATACCAGCTGGCCACCATATTGCTTTCTGTGATGTGCTCGCGTCACACATCGTAATAATCCTGAATAATGGTTCATAAATGTGGGATTATAACCTAAACTCAACGTCATGATGCCTCAACACATTTCACCTTCATTAATAACACACTCATCTTGTCCTCCCCAGCTGGACATCATGGAACCCAAAGTCCCAGATGACATCTACAAAACACACCTGGAAAACAACAGTGAGTCCATATCTgcaggttttgtgtgtgtgttcagttagGTACGGTATTGGTGGCAGAGACATACTGTAACTCATTTCAAATCGGTCAGGGCATGGGATAAAGTAAAATAAGGTTGCTGCTGTATTTGTGATTTACTGGCCACTGTGCCAAATAAACTCAATGATTTTTGTGTATTGGTTGTTCATTGATTGGCTTTTTGACCTTTGTGCTGTATGTGACAGGGTTTGGAGGCAGTGGCTCACAGGTTGACTCCGCTCGTATGAACTTGGCCTCTTCCTTCGTGAATGGCTTTGTCAACGCAGCCTTTGGACAGGACAAGCTGCTCACGGACGACGGCAACAAATGGCTGTACAAGAACAAGGACCACGgtaaatgaaaacacacacccacacaaatatTTGTGATTTCTGTATTCCAATGCATTTAATTTGATTGTTTGGTGACTAAAGATGACATAAATGTCCTCAGGTATGTTGAGTGCTGCAGCTTCCCTTGGTATGATCCTGCTGTGGGACGTGGATGGCGGTCTGACCCAGATAGACAAATATCTCTATTCCTCTGAGGACTACATCAAGGTAAACATCGGAAACTtttttatatacatacatacatacatacatacatacatacatacatacatacatacatacatacatacactaaTAATACTATATACTTTCTAATAGTGATCTGGTGGTCATATCACAACCTTTTCAGGATGAGGTACTACAAATGTCATTTAGGGCTGGGATGGTATGGATTTTTTCTTACCGcggttgaaaagcaagaaattcccgcggtataccgcaacccccttacgagagtagcgtaagttagagcgagaatggcagggtgccttaagtgagtgacgtcagtgcccgtgtggttgcgcaaggagagcgagcggtaacggagagcagcgtatgagtgccgctgtgaggaaaagagagagggaaaagagttaatgtaaagtgagttaaaagtgaacaataaaacaacaagctaaagcttctcaagacacggtggctttatCTATTGTCAATACTGCCAGTAAAGCGAATGGCGTTACCCCCGAAAAAACATTGgcttaaaccttacaacatGTTGCAGCCGTCTAGCAGCTAAGCAGACAGAGAGCCgagagggcgactcggcagttcactaacttgttgctctctacCAATATATAAGTcgctctgttttaggctacgaaacgtgcatgcaggctgaaattcaaccgtgccgTTTTATCGGGataaagctataaacagaaggaaactctgctagctgctaggctaatgtacaatggtaaacactgcagctgtaacgttaatgtgtctacctcagctgagaacggagaaatgtcATGACATTTCTCCGATACAAGACATTACACAGGTACTCTCGCATatcctaatagtcaacacaaaTGGAATGTTATACGTGTCATGGAACATTGCGCTCCCCAACTCGCGAAAGGTCGGATATGCTCCATCTTTTGATaagttttgtttagaaaaccttgaatccatgtaagacacaatgtcatcagacacaatccatgtcattaggaTCAGTGAATCCATGTCATTGTCATTAGACACAACGTGCAGGCCAACGTTTTTTTGCGGTGATGACGGTGACGAGCTCAGACCCGCGGTAGGCGTCGCGTGACCGCGgtaaccgtcccagccctaatgtcaTTTCCCCATCTTTAACTATTTGCacagctttttttcttcctatctTGGTACTTTCTTAATGAGATACTCTACATGCCATCAGTTCAAGAAAGGCACAACCACAAATAGATTTAAAGTTAATCCATTGGATTGACTAGATTGCAACTCTGTCAGGATTGCTTCCTTACGGAGTTTTGAATTTGACCTTCTAAACGTATATTATCTACTAACTATTATAATGTTTCTTAAGCTTATTCCCCAGGAGGAAGGACGATGAAAAGCAAGCATTTAAAGTGtctttcttgttcttctttcaCCTGCGTCgtctctctctgcagtctgGTGCCCTCCTGGCCTGTGGCATTGTCAACTCAGGTGTGAGGAATGAATGTGACCCGGCACTCGCCCTGCTCTCTGACTATGTCCTCCACAACAGCAACATCATGAGGATAGGAGCCATCTTTGGGTGAGGAGACTGTTCACATGTAGAAAGTTAAACATTAAAGCATACGTACACGGACATTTTCCAAATTATACAAGGAAAATGTATTCAGGGTCTTGGGGTACAGTGCTGTTTATGGCTTGTTAAGTTTTCTCTACTTATCTCTACCTAtctctttggtgtgttttttgtaCTGCTGTTAACACTTGAATCTCTTCTCTGGCTATGTGTCTTGATCCTTGTCTTCTTGGTTTCAGACTGGGCCTGGCTTATGCTGGCTCCAACAGAGAAGACGTCCTTTCTCTGCTTCTCCCTGTCATGGGGGACTCCAAATCCAGCATGGAGGTATGGATGTGTGATTGGTGTAAGGGATCTTCTCACTCCACGTGTTTAGCAGTTtagcaacgtgtgtgtgtgtgtataatctCTAGGTGGTTGGAGTGACGGCGCTGGCATGTGGTATGATCGCAGTAGGATCTTGTAACGGTGATGTGACCTCCACCATCGTCCAGACCATCATGGAGAAGAGCGAACTGGAGCTGAAGGACACATATGCCCGCTGGTTGCCTTTAGGCCTGGGACTCAACCACCTGGGTAAGCATGGACAGACTAACTACAATAATAACTAGACATTGTTCAAAACAGTGTGACAGAGGTGCAGCGGCAAAGCATTTTAAGGCGAACAAAACTAAGCAATATGCTGGGCTTAAAGTATTCCGGCACCGTGCCGGATCTCCGGCGTGCTGCcgtgaggggaaaaaaaaaaaattgggaacTTTCATGCCGTTTATTATTTTCCAGTCTATTGATTTGACCTACCAATCATATGAGAGGAACGCAGCTCTAACTAACGCAGGGCTGAAGTACTCAGGCCTGGTGCCTGATTTCTGGCGTttgactattttagaaaaataaataaattaaaaagtccacatgggatTTCTTTTGATGCCCTggatttaaccaatcatcgaacttcaacctaccaatgaaacgagttctagcctcttcttatatacagtctatggttctagCCAATCAGCTGcaaagtagggcgggtctttgccGAAAAGCGAGAGTGCGGTGTGGTGGAGGCAAAGTTTATCAAACTTGGAGCATGTAGatacagctttagttgagaaaggagttaaaaacaaatggtgctgggcatgaatagaggacaagaggaaacTGGTGGAGACGGGAAGCTGTTTAGCACTTGGTGTCTCAAATTGAGGGAGCTGGGTGCTTCTGCAGCGTATGTTCAAAGAAGACCCTGTACGGCAGCAGCGGTAAGAAAGTGCTTGCTAGTCACAAAGCTTCGGTCCGTGCACTCTGTCATATGTTACCGGCAACGGCGGCTACCGCAACCGTTGCGACTGCGCCTTCACTGAGTCATCACTTTGTGATATAAACAATACGTGTGTGCATGTTCATAGCGGAACACGATTTGTCATTAACGATGGCCACTGTGTAAAAGTtatctgaagcccaaactgccttgacaaagctgtctgtttggaatCAGCATGGCAGTTATTTAAACACAACGGCCTTGTCCCAGAGTTTAGACGTCTAGATATATGAAAAGCtatataatgcaacatttttaataaatgtacatgaagcaactaatatcaacatggacaaaatcatgaatgtactaattcacttttttgatgatgacctggccaaagtaacaacacatctgttttgttttcacaatgattcattgtaggattatATTATCGCAAATGTATCCAAAACTTTCTGCTTcttaaaaattatgacttttattattgaGTAATGTAAGAAGGACTTTAACAGTGAttaatatgtgtatgtgtgaccaCTTCTTCTAAACCTTTGTGTAGGCCATGATCTATTAAAAAGGCCAATTCCATTATCACTGTATATTTTCTTCCCTTCCCTTTTTAATATAGCAGCTGTAAGTATTCTGTTTGTGTTACTCACTTTCCATAGGTAAAGGAGAGGCGATTGAGACGACCCTGGCAGCTCTACAGGTTGTACCTGAACCTTTCCGCAGCTTTGCCAACACACTAGTGGATATCTGTGCATATGCAGGTCAGTCTCATAGTCCTGGGTTCCAGCCAATCCAaagctgttttgttgtttgcaCTCATGCAGATATCCATCACTCAATCTTTGCGTTCATTCACTTCTGTATAAGCCAACCATATGTGGATCTACATATAGTGCAATGTCTGCAGATTTTAATCATCTTGAAATCTTCATAACTCGTTGTATAATCTGCATCCATCTCAGGTTCTGGTAATGTGCTGAAGGTGCAGCAGCTCCTCCATATCTGCAGTGAGCACTACGAGGCCAAGGAGAAGGAAAAAGAGGAGGACAAGGACAAGAAAGAT of Sander lucioperca isolate FBNREF2018 chromosome 5, SLUC_FBN_1.2, whole genome shotgun sequence contains these proteins:
- the psmd2 gene encoding 26S proteasome non-ATPase regulatory subunit 2, which gives rise to MEEAKNKENKQTEKTDEKEKGKEKGQQSSGKDKEKKEEQELSEEDKQLQEDLEMMVERLSEKNTELYRPALEELRRLIRSSTTSMTSVPKPLKFLRPHYGKLKEIYEGMAAGENKRFCADVVSVLAMTMSGERECLKYRLLGSQEELASWGHEYVRHLAGEVAKEWQEVEENDKTQQETLLKLVKEIVPYNMAHNAEHEACDLLMEIERLDMLEDYIDENAYGKVCLYLTSCVSYVPEPENSALLRCALNIFRKFNRYPEALRLALMLNDVELVENIFTSCKDIVIQKQMAFMLGRHGMFLELNEDVEDYEDLTEIMSNVQLNSNFLALARELDIMEPKVPDDIYKTHLENNRFGGSGSQVDSARMNLASSFVNGFVNAAFGQDKLLTDDGNKWLYKNKDHGMLSAAASLGMILLWDVDGGLTQIDKYLYSSEDYIKSGALLACGIVNSGVRNECDPALALLSDYVLHNSNIMRIGAIFGLGLAYAGSNREDVLSLLLPVMGDSKSSMEVVGVTALACGMIAVGSCNGDVTSTIVQTIMEKSELELKDTYARWLPLGLGLNHLGKGEAIETTLAALQVVPEPFRSFANTLVDICAYAGSGNVLKVQQLLHICSEHYEAKEKEKEEDKDKKDKKDKDKKETAADMGSHQGVAVLGIALIAMGEEIGSEMALRTFGHLLRYGEPTLRRAVPLALALISVSNPRLNILDTLSKFSHDADPEVSHNSIFAMGMVGSGTNNARLAAMLRQLAQYHAKDPNNLFMVRLAQGLTHLGKGTLTLCPYHSDRQLMSQVAVAGLLTVLVSFLDVKNIILGKSHYILYGLVAAMQPRMLVTFDEELRPLPVSVRVGQAVDVVGQAGKPKAITGFQTHTTPVLLAHGERAELATEEYLPVTPILEGFVILRKNPNYET